In a genomic window of Pseudomonas oryzihabitans:
- the ptsP gene encoding phosphoenolpyruvate--protein phosphotransferase produces MFELNAQHIRMAQQAPDKATALAMLAESLVADGLVAPGYLEGLKAREAQGSTYLGQGIAIPHGTPQTRDQVFVTGVRMMQFPDGVDWGDGQLTYLAIAIAAKSDEHLRILQLLTRALGESELQQALREAREPQQILDLLQGAPQALALDEELVQLAIDAEDLEDLAWQGARMLKHMECVDAGFAAALQASQPLPLGDGLWWLNSETAVKRPGLAFVTPLQLLHHQDQPVRGLFCLASLGEGHRALLERLCDLLVAGRGQELAQATSRRAVLEALGGEVAPDWPSAQVVLANAHGLHARPAKELARLAKAYDGEIRVRVDGGAPVSAKSLSRLLALGARRGQTLEFLVEPGTPAEAALNDLIGAVQAGLGEEVEPVTASAPAPAGAARVTAISLVDPSEQLPLAPGDRAQAVAAAPGLAVGPAHVVAPQHFDYPATGEGAAAERQRLDLALATVRADIEALIARSESSALREIFQTHLEMLDDPDMQQGIAARLKANASAAAAWDTQIEEAASQQEALHDRLLAERAADLRDVGRRVLAQLCGVEELREPEEPYVLVMDEVGPGDVARLDRERVCGILTARGGASSHSAIVARALGIPAIVGAGRRVLELAPRSVLLLDGDKGTLEIAPDASRIEAVQRERELQAERRRAAEAHRFESATTRDGHQVEIAVNLGDTAQAADAVEQGAEAVGLLRTELVFMSHDAAPDEAAQEQEYRRALDGLAGKPLVVRTLDVGGDKPLPYLPLPPEENPFLGIRGIRLTLRRPELLETQLRALLKAADGRPLRIMFPMVGRVEEWRQARDILDRLRQEIPTTDLQVGIMIEVPSAALLAPVLAPEVDFFSVGTNDLTQYTLAIDRGHPLLSGEADGLHPSVLRLIDMTVRAAHAHGKWVGVCGELASDPLAVPVLVGLGVDELSVSARSVPLVKARVRELELRLVQSCAARALELATAAEVRQSVEALR; encoded by the coding sequence ATGTTCGAACTCAATGCCCAGCATATCCGCATGGCCCAACAGGCGCCCGACAAGGCGACCGCCCTGGCCATGCTCGCTGAGTCCCTCGTCGCCGACGGCCTGGTCGCCCCGGGCTATCTCGAAGGGCTCAAGGCCCGCGAGGCCCAGGGCTCCACCTATCTCGGCCAGGGGATCGCCATTCCCCACGGCACCCCCCAGACCCGTGACCAGGTATTCGTCACCGGCGTACGGATGATGCAGTTTCCCGACGGGGTGGACTGGGGCGACGGCCAACTGACCTACCTGGCCATCGCCATCGCCGCCAAATCCGACGAGCACCTGCGCATCCTGCAGTTGCTGACCCGCGCCCTCGGCGAGAGCGAGCTGCAACAAGCCCTGCGCGAGGCCCGCGAACCCCAGCAGATCCTCGATCTGCTGCAGGGGGCGCCCCAGGCCCTGGCCCTGGACGAAGAGCTGGTGCAGCTGGCCATCGACGCCGAGGACCTGGAAGACCTGGCCTGGCAAGGCGCGCGCATGCTCAAGCACATGGAATGCGTGGATGCCGGTTTCGCCGCCGCCCTGCAGGCCAGCCAACCGCTGCCCCTGGGCGACGGCCTCTGGTGGCTGAACAGCGAGACTGCGGTGAAGCGCCCGGGCCTGGCTTTCGTCACCCCGCTGCAACTGCTGCACCATCAGGACCAGCCGGTACGTGGCCTGTTCTGTCTGGCCAGCCTGGGCGAAGGCCATCGCGCCTTGCTCGAGCGCCTCTGCGATCTGCTCGTCGCCGGTCGTGGCCAGGAGCTGGCCCAGGCCACTTCGCGCCGTGCCGTGCTCGAAGCCCTGGGCGGCGAAGTCGCTCCCGACTGGCCCAGTGCCCAGGTGGTCCTGGCCAATGCCCACGGCCTGCACGCCCGTCCGGCCAAGGAGCTGGCACGGCTGGCCAAGGCCTATGACGGCGAGATCCGTGTGCGGGTCGACGGCGGCGCCCCGGTCTCGGCCAAGAGTCTGTCGCGCCTGCTGGCCTTGGGCGCCCGTCGTGGCCAGACCCTGGAATTCCTGGTCGAACCCGGCACTCCGGCCGAGGCGGCCCTGAACGATCTGATCGGCGCAGTGCAGGCCGGACTCGGCGAAGAAGTCGAGCCGGTCACCGCCAGCGCCCCGGCCCCGGCCGGTGCCGCCCGGGTCACCGCCATCAGCCTGGTGGACCCGTCCGAACAACTGCCGCTGGCGCCGGGCGATCGCGCCCAGGCCGTGGCCGCCGCTCCCGGTCTGGCGGTCGGCCCGGCCCATGTGGTGGCGCCCCAGCACTTCGACTATCCAGCCACTGGCGAAGGCGCCGCCGCCGAGCGGCAGCGCCTGGACCTGGCCCTGGCCACGGTGCGCGCCGATATCGAGGCGCTCATTGCCCGCAGTGAGTCCAGCGCCTTGCGCGAGATCTTCCAGACCCACCTGGAGATGCTCGACGATCCCGATATGCAGCAGGGCATCGCCGCCCGGCTCAAGGCCAATGCCAGCGCCGCTGCGGCCTGGGATACCCAGATCGAAGAGGCGGCCAGCCAGCAGGAGGCCCTGCACGACAGGTTGCTCGCCGAGCGTGCCGCCGATCTGCGCGACGTTGGCCGCCGGGTGCTGGCCCAACTCTGTGGCGTGGAAGAGCTCCGCGAACCCGAGGAACCCTATGTGCTGGTGATGGACGAGGTCGGCCCCGGCGATGTGGCCCGGCTCGACCGCGAGCGCGTTTGCGGCATCCTCACCGCCCGTGGCGGCGCCAGTTCCCACAGTGCCATCGTCGCCCGCGCCCTGGGCATCCCGGCCATCGTCGGCGCTGGCCGGCGGGTGCTGGAGCTGGCGCCGCGCAGCGTGCTCTTGCTGGATGGCGACAAGGGCACCCTGGAGATCGCCCCGGATGCCAGCCGTATCGAAGCCGTGCAGCGTGAGCGTGAGCTCCAGGCCGAGCGCCGTCGTGCTGCCGAGGCTCACCGTTTCGAGAGTGCTACCACCCGCGACGGCCATCAGGTCGAGATCGCGGTGAACCTGGGCGATACCGCCCAGGCCGCCGACGCGGTGGAGCAGGGCGCCGAAGCCGTCGGCCTGCTGCGCACCGAGCTGGTGTTCATGAGCCATGATGCCGCCCCCGACGAAGCCGCCCAGGAGCAGGAATACCGCCGCGCCCTCGATGGCCTGGCCGGCAAACCACTGGTGGTGCGTACCCTGGACGTCGGCGGCGACAAGCCGCTGCCCTATCTGCCGCTGCCGCCGGAAGAGAATCCCTTCCTCGGCATCCGCGGCATCCGCCTCACCCTGCGCCGTCCCGAACTGCTGGAAACCCAGCTGCGCGCCCTGCTCAAGGCCGCCGATGGTCGCCCGTTGCGGATCATGTTCCCCATGGTCGGGCGGGTCGAGGAGTGGCGCCAGGCGCGCGACATCCTGGACCGCCTGCGCCAGGAGATTCCCACCACCGACCTGCAGGTCGGCATCATGATCGAGGTGCCCTCGGCGGCCTTGCTGGCGCCGGTGCTGGCGCCGGAAGTGGACTTCTTCAGCGTCGGCACCAACGACCTCACCCAGTACACCCTGGCCATCGACCGCGGCCATCCGCTGCTGTCCGGCGAGGCCGACGGCCTGCATCCCAGCGTGCTGCGCCTGATCGACATGACGGTGCGCGCCGCCCATGCCCATGGCAAGTGGGTCGGCGTCTGCGGCGAGCTAGCGTCCGATCCGCTGGCGGTGCCGGTGCTGGTCGGCCTGGGGGTGGACGAGCTGTCGGTCTCGGCGCGCAGCGTGCCGCTGGTGAAGGCGCGGGTACGCGAGCTGGAGCTGCGCCTGGTGCAGTCCTGTGCCGCGCGGGCGTTGGAGCTGGCCACCGCCGCTGAAGTGCGGCAGAGCGTGGAGGCGCTGCGATGA
- the cra gene encoding catabolite repressor/activator yields the protein MKLSDIAQLAGVSLTTASYVINGKAEQRRISAATVARVMAVVEAHGYQPDQRAAGLRRGATHTLGFLLPDLENPSYARLAKQLERRARARGYQLLIACTDDNPDSERQLIALFRARRCDGLFTASSLAEDDAPYRQLQEHNIPIIAIDRQLDPMQFCSVVSDDHAAGRQLAATLLTPDTHSIALIGARPDLVISRERAAGFAAALADHPARHWERHAPHYSRDGGRAQAQAMIDELGHWPEALLTTSYVLLQGVLDVLRDHPLAEGEDLRLATFGDTQLLDYLPFKVNAISQQHEIITERALELMLDALENDQYLPGVRAIPRVLKRRLP from the coding sequence GTGAAACTCAGCGACATCGCTCAACTGGCTGGCGTATCCCTCACCACTGCCAGCTACGTCATCAACGGCAAGGCCGAGCAGCGACGTATCAGCGCGGCCACCGTGGCGCGGGTCATGGCCGTGGTCGAAGCCCACGGCTACCAGCCCGACCAGCGCGCCGCCGGCCTGCGTCGCGGAGCCACCCATACCCTGGGTTTCCTGCTGCCCGATCTGGAAAACCCGAGCTATGCCCGCCTGGCCAAACAGCTCGAGCGGCGGGCACGTGCGCGTGGCTACCAGTTGCTGATCGCCTGCACGGACGACAACCCGGACAGCGAACGCCAGCTCATCGCGCTGTTCCGCGCCCGGCGTTGCGACGGCCTGTTCACCGCCAGCAGCCTGGCCGAGGACGACGCGCCCTACCGGCAACTGCAGGAGCACAACATCCCGATCATCGCCATCGACCGCCAACTGGATCCGATGCAATTCTGCTCGGTGGTCAGCGACGACCACGCCGCCGGTCGGCAGCTGGCGGCCACCCTGCTCACCCCCGACACCCACAGCATCGCCCTGATCGGCGCCCGCCCCGACCTGGTCATCAGCCGCGAGCGCGCCGCCGGCTTCGCCGCCGCCCTCGCCGACCATCCCGCGCGTCATTGGGAGCGTCACGCCCCCCACTACAGCCGCGACGGTGGTCGCGCCCAGGCGCAGGCGATGATCGACGAACTCGGCCATTGGCCCGAGGCGTTGCTGACCACCTCCTATGTCTTGCTGCAGGGCGTGCTGGACGTATTGCGCGATCACCCGCTCGCCGAAGGCGAAGACCTGCGCCTGGCCACCTTCGGCGACACCCAGTTGCTGGACTACCTGCCGTTCAAGGTCAACGCCATCTCCCAGCAGCATGAGATCATCACCGAGCGCGCCCTGGAGTTGATGCTGGACGCCCTGGAAAACGATCAGTACCTGCCGGGTGTCCGAGCCATACCGAGGGTCCTCAAACGCCGCCTGCCATGA
- a CDS encoding TatD family hydrolase — protein sequence MSLLIDTHNHLDYPDFDAERRALLADCARLGVVRQVLIGVELSQWPQLWQVATDHDALYAAPGLHPCYLHRHREDDLEALRAFCLERRADARLCALGEIGLDYYIEAPDKPRQAWFFEQQVRLAMELELPVLLHVRRAHAEVVKILKRLRPPRAGIAHAFSGSYEEAREYLRLGFKIGLGGAPTWPQAKRLQRVLPQLPLDAIVLETDAPDMPPAMHPDVRNSPAHLPAICAALAPLWQISAETLAATTTLNACAVFGWDPDRLI from the coding sequence ATGAGCCTGCTGATCGATACCCACAACCACCTGGACTATCCGGACTTCGACGCCGAGCGTCGGGCGCTGCTCGCTGACTGCGCACGGCTGGGGGTCGTCCGCCAGGTGCTGATCGGCGTCGAACTCAGCCAATGGCCGCAACTTTGGCAGGTCGCCACCGACCATGACGCCCTGTACGCAGCGCCGGGCCTGCATCCCTGCTACCTGCACCGTCATCGGGAGGACGATCTGGAGGCGCTGCGGGCCTTCTGCCTGGAACGCCGCGCGGATGCCCGTCTCTGCGCCCTCGGCGAGATCGGCCTGGACTACTACATCGAAGCGCCGGACAAGCCGCGCCAGGCCTGGTTCTTCGAGCAACAGGTGCGCCTGGCCATGGAACTGGAGCTGCCGGTACTGCTGCATGTGCGGCGCGCCCATGCCGAGGTGGTGAAGATCCTCAAGCGGCTCAGGCCACCCCGCGCCGGCATCGCCCACGCCTTTTCCGGCAGCTACGAGGAAGCGCGGGAATACCTGCGCCTGGGCTTCAAGATCGGCCTCGGCGGCGCGCCCACCTGGCCCCAGGCCAAGCGCCTGCAGCGCGTGCTCCCCCAGTTGCCGCTGGACGCCATCGTCCTGGAGACGGACGCGCCGGACATGCCGCCGGCGATGCACCCCGACGTGCGCAACAGCCCGGCCCATCTGCCAGCCATCTGCGCGGCCCTCGCCCCGCTGTGGCAGATCTCGGCCGAGACCCTGGCGGCGACCACCACCCTCAATGCCTGCGCGGTGTTCGGCTGGGACCCCGACCGTCTGATCTAG
- the ampD gene encoding 1,6-anhydro-N-acetylmuramyl-L-alanine amidase AmpD produces MEGVFVEGWYREARLCPSPNHNERPAGTEVSLLVIHNISLPPGQFGTGCVQAFFQNRLDHSAHPFFAEIAELKVAAHFLIERDGAVTQFVSCERRAWHAGVSCFAGRENCNDFSLGIELEGTDDLAYTEAQYRALGRLTRALQRAYPAITAERIQGHSDIAPGRKTDPGPAFDWARLHSELQG; encoded by the coding sequence ATGGAAGGCGTCTTCGTTGAGGGGTGGTACCGCGAGGCGCGCCTGTGTCCTTCGCCCAACCACAACGAACGTCCGGCCGGCACCGAGGTGTCCCTGCTGGTCATCCACAACATCAGCCTGCCGCCCGGGCAGTTCGGTACCGGCTGCGTCCAGGCTTTCTTCCAGAATCGCCTGGATCATTCGGCCCATCCCTTCTTCGCGGAAATCGCCGAGCTCAAGGTGGCTGCCCACTTTCTCATCGAGCGCGATGGGGCGGTGACCCAGTTCGTGTCCTGCGAGCGACGGGCCTGGCATGCCGGGGTGTCCTGCTTCGCGGGGCGCGAGAACTGTAACGACTTCTCGCTGGGCATCGAGCTGGAGGGGACGGACGACCTGGCCTACACCGAGGCTCAGTATCGTGCCCTGGGCCGCCTGACGCGAGCGCTGCAGCGGGCCTATCCGGCGATCACCGCCGAGCGCATCCAGGGGCACAGCGACATCGCGCCGGGACGCAAGACCGATCCCGGTCCGGCCTTCGATTGGGCGCGTCTGCACTCCGAGTTGCAAGGCTAG
- a CDS encoding FAD/FMN-containing dehydrogenase has translation MRARGLALLLSCLVLPLTAFALEPGERIAPFTLLDQRDRPYTFDDRLQVLLVARSMTGSGLVKEAMRDQPADFIDGTRVAYIADISSMPAAITRMFAVPAMRKYGYPVLLDRQSRVVPRFPGDANKVLWVMLDHGRFVGQREFGDANALRDALKAKAR, from the coding sequence ATGCGCGCAAGAGGCCTGGCGTTGTTGCTGTCGTGTCTGGTACTGCCGTTGACTGCTTTCGCTTTGGAGCCGGGGGAGCGCATCGCGCCTTTCACGCTGCTCGATCAGCGCGACCGGCCCTATACCTTCGATGACCGCCTGCAGGTCCTGCTCGTTGCCCGCAGCATGACCGGTTCCGGCCTGGTGAAGGAAGCCATGCGCGACCAGCCCGCGGATTTCATCGATGGTACCCGGGTGGCCTATATCGCCGACATCAGCAGCATGCCGGCGGCCATCACCCGGATGTTCGCCGTGCCGGCCATGCGCAAGTACGGCTATCCCGTGCTGCTGGATCGCCAATCACGCGTCGTGCCGCGTTTCCCCGGCGATGCGAACAAGGTGCTCTGGGTGATGCTCGACCATGGACGCTTCGTCGGCCAGCGTGAATTCGGCGATGCCAATGCCCTGCGTGACGCGCTCAAGGCCAAGGCGCGCTGA
- a CDS encoding MOSC domain-containing protein, giving the protein MIPLKELLAEVPQAGAVRWIGVRPASRAPMVEIEAVEARRDAGLTGDHARPTARNQRQVTLIQWEHLPVVAALIGKAIAPADLRRNLAIAGINLFSLKNRRFRIGQAVLETTGWCQPCARLEERLGAGTFQAMRGHGGLTARVLESGIIRLGDAVQVLD; this is encoded by the coding sequence ATGATCCCACTCAAAGAATTGCTGGCCGAGGTTCCCCAGGCCGGGGCGGTACGCTGGATCGGCGTGCGGCCGGCTTCCCGCGCGCCCATGGTCGAGATCGAGGCGGTGGAAGCCCGCCGCGACGCCGGTCTCACCGGCGACCATGCCCGCCCCACCGCGCGCAACCAGCGCCAGGTCACCCTCATCCAGTGGGAGCACCTGCCGGTAGTGGCCGCCCTGATCGGCAAAGCCATCGCGCCAGCTGATCTCAGACGCAACCTGGCCATCGCCGGGATCAACCTGTTCAGTCTGAAGAATCGGCGCTTCCGTATCGGCCAGGCGGTATTGGAAACCACCGGCTGGTGCCAACCCTGCGCACGACTGGAAGAACGCCTGGGCGCCGGCACCTTCCAGGCCATGCGCGGCCACGGCGGCCTCACCGCGCGGGTGCTGGAGAGCGGCATCATCCGCCTGGGCGATGCGGTGCAGGTGCTGGATTGA
- a CDS encoding NAD(P)/FAD-dependent oxidoreductase, protein MTHRIVIVGGGAGGLELATRLGRSLGKRGQAQIVLIDANATHIWKPLLHEVAAGSLNSTDDELSYVAQAKWNHFDFQLGRMTGLDRERRKVQLAAIEDDGAVLVPEREIGYDSLVLAIGSTTNDFGTPGAAENCIFLDTRAQAERFHRKLLTHYLRAHVSEQPGEFIEVAIVGAGATGVELAAELRNAAEELQAYGLDRIRPEDLRITVVEAGPRILPALPERIADQAHRTLEKLGVRVLTGSAVKEVRADGLQTASEFVPASLKVWAAGIRAPAFLKDLAGLETNRINQLVVHSTLQTTRDPNVFALGDCAACPLTPGDTRTVPPRAQSAHQQASLLVKTFKALLDGKPLPEYRYKDYGSLISLSRFSAVGNLMGGALGSLTLEGWLARTFYVSLYRMHQVALYGPLRALALFAGDHLRRKTEPRLKLH, encoded by the coding sequence ATGACCCATCGCATCGTTATCGTCGGCGGCGGCGCCGGCGGCCTGGAACTGGCTACCCGCCTGGGCCGTAGCCTGGGCAAGCGCGGCCAGGCGCAGATCGTGCTGATCGACGCCAATGCCACCCATATCTGGAAACCTTTGCTGCACGAGGTCGCCGCCGGCTCGCTCAACTCCACTGATGACGAACTGAGCTACGTGGCCCAGGCCAAGTGGAATCACTTCGACTTCCAACTGGGTCGCATGACCGGCCTGGACCGCGAGCGCCGCAAGGTCCAGTTGGCTGCCATCGAAGACGACGGCGCCGTGCTGGTGCCCGAGCGGGAGATCGGCTACGACTCCCTAGTGCTGGCCATCGGCAGCACCACCAACGACTTCGGCACCCCCGGCGCCGCGGAAAATTGCATTTTCCTCGACACCCGCGCCCAGGCCGAACGCTTCCACCGCAAGTTGCTGACCCACTACCTGCGCGCCCATGTCAGCGAGCAACCGGGTGAATTCATCGAGGTAGCCATCGTCGGCGCGGGCGCCACCGGTGTGGAGCTGGCCGCCGAACTGCGCAACGCCGCCGAGGAGCTGCAGGCCTACGGTCTCGATCGCATCCGTCCCGAAGACCTGCGCATCACCGTGGTCGAAGCCGGCCCGCGCATCCTGCCCGCCCTGCCCGAGCGCATCGCCGACCAGGCCCATCGCACCCTGGAGAAGCTCGGCGTGCGCGTGCTGACCGGTTCGGCGGTCAAGGAAGTCCGCGCCGACGGCTTGCAGACGGCGAGCGAATTCGTCCCGGCCAGCCTCAAGGTCTGGGCGGCGGGTATCCGGGCCCCGGCCTTCCTCAAGGATCTGGCGGGTCTCGAGACCAATCGCATCAATCAACTGGTCGTGCACTCGACGCTGCAGACCACCCGCGATCCCAACGTCTTCGCCCTGGGCGATTGCGCCGCCTGCCCGCTCACCCCGGGCGACACCCGCACCGTGCCACCGCGCGCCCAGTCCGCGCACCAGCAGGCCTCCCTGCTGGTCAAGACCTTCAAGGCACTGCTGGACGGCAAGCCGCTGCCGGAATACCGCTACAAGGACTATGGCTCGCTGATCTCCCTGTCGCGCTTCAGCGCCGTCGGCAACCTCATGGGCGGCGCCCTGGGCAGCCTGACGTTGGAGGGCTGGCTGGCACGGACCTTCTACGTTTCGCTCTACCGGATGCACCAGGTCGCCCTCTACGGCCCGCTGCGCGCCCTGGCGCTGTTCGCCGGCGATCACCTCAGACGCAAGACCGAACCGCGCCTGAAGCTGCACTGA
- a CDS encoding IS3 family transposase (programmed frameshift) — protein sequence MEQGVKRTQRDYSLTFKLTVVDQVEKGELTYKQAQERYGIQGRSTVLVWLRKHGRQDWSQGASIRAGRSQTVTDPKDLTPEQRIKELEQQLQFMSQKAQFFEAVVEVLEKDYGVSIGKKATRQVLSQDQVAGLSIVRACQFLGISRQAYYKRNRTADDKALQAERVVGFVCQVRMRQPRLGTRKLHHLLHCQPDRRLQVGRDRLFQVLGEHRLLVRPTRAYHKTTQSFHRFYRHHNLLKPGVNQIVPTTPEQVWVADITYLPSGSGPLYLSLVTDAYSRKIVGHHVHESLHAESVAQAFKQALRRRSRPHELVHHSDRGIQYCSALYQSLHERHGVRCSMTDGYDCYQNALAERVNGILKTELLLRNPENLEQARKMVEEAVRIYNTERPHTALKYKTPEAVHRAF from the exons ATGGAGCAAGGTGTAAAGCGCACGCAGCGTGATTACTCGCTGACTTTTAAATTGACCGTAGTCGATCAAGTCGAAAAGGGCGAGCTGACCTACAAGCAAGCTCAGGAGCGGTATGGGATCCAAGGCAGGTCCACGGTTTTGGTATGGTTGCGTAAGCATGGTCGGCAGGATTGGAGCCAGGGGGCCTCTATTCGAGCCGGCAGGAGTCAAACCGTGACTGATCCCAAAGACCTGACGCCTGAGCAACGCATCAAGGAGCTGGAGCAGCAACTGCAGTTCATGAGCCAAAAGGCCCAATTCTTCGAAGCGGTGGTTGAGGTGCTGGAGAAGGATTACGGCGTTTCGATCG GTAAAAAAGCGACCCGGCAAGTCCTCTCGCAAGACCAAGTCGCAGGACTGAGTATTGTCAGGGCTTGCCAGTTTCTAGGGATCAGTCGGCAGGCTTACTACAAGCGCAACCGAACAGCCGATGACAAAGCGCTTCAGGCAGAGCGAGTCGTAGGGTTCGTTTGTCAGGTTCGAATGCGACAGCCTCGGCTGGGGACTCGCAAGCTGCACCATCTCTTGCATTGCCAGCCTGACCGGCGACTTCAGGTGGGCCGCGACCGCCTGTTTCAGGTCTTGGGCGAGCACCGTTTACTGGTGCGTCCCACTCGGGCGTATCACAAGACCACGCAGAGCTTTCATCGCTTCTATCGCCATCACAACTTACTCAAGCCAGGCGTGAATCAGATCGTTCCGACCACACCGGAGCAGGTTTGGGTGGCTGACATCACCTATCTACCCTCAGGCAGTGGCCCGTTGTACCTCAGCCTGGTCACGGATGCGTACTCCCGAAAGATCGTCGGTCACCACGTGCATGAGAGTCTGCATGCCGAGTCGGTAGCACAGGCCTTCAAGCAGGCGTTGCGAAGGCGGAGTCGTCCGCATGAATTGGTGCATCACTCGGATCGGGGCATCCAGTATTGTTCGGCGCTGTATCAGTCCCTGCACGAACGACACGGCGTTCGATGCTCGATGACAGATGGGTACGACTGCTACCAGAACGCGCTGGCCGAGCGAGTCAATGGCATCCTCAAGACAGAATTGCTGCTACGCAACCCGGAGAATCTGGAGCAAGCCAGGAAGATGGTCGAGGAGGCGGTGCGAATCTACAACACGGAGCGACCACACACAGCCCTGAAATACAAAACGCCCGAGGCGGTGCACCGGGCGTTTTGA